A single region of the Leptodactylus fuscus isolate aLepFus1 chromosome 5, aLepFus1.hap2, whole genome shotgun sequence genome encodes:
- the SFTPB gene encoding pulmonary surfactant-associated protein B has protein sequence MEGPRLSLVCLLCVIAVVSGKVLVKEECTQGPEFWCRDLETAAHCGAVNHCKQNVWKEDVDVQCMQCKQLVTLLISMAKSSPIQSIINKFLHEQCARIPPFQEECIKMVDEYKDVLITVLENQFNPTTVCTKVGMCHSDETLHWKSDHSAESILENFLPLVQETIQTMHTKATQEMKEEWPIPTPLCWMCKSFVQKFELAIPKEAIAKGASQLCHALPAKIAGVCQCIVEKYTIIILDTILGKLGPKLVCGLLFMCATGENCAPELMPMLESDITCDTCLAITSIVKSTSGVNMTQEGISMALSKVCTSSKDWKECYAFIQEHQTELSDLLLKPWDHKITCQTLGACSSPSKPIHENTACAAGPSYWCQNLDKARECKALGHCLEHVWN, from the exons ATGGAAGGACCACGCCTGAGCCTGGTATGTCTCCTGTGCGTGATCGCAG TTGTGTCTGGCAAAGTCCTGGTGAAGGAGGAATGTACCCAGGGTCCAGAATTCTGGTGTCGGGATCTGGAGACGGCTGCTCATTGTGGGGCAGTGAATCATTGTAAGCAGAATGTGTGGAAGGAAGACGTG GATGTTCAGTGCATGCAATGTAAGCAGCTTGTCACACTCCTCATCAGCATGGCAAAGTCATCCCCGATCCAG TCTATTATCAATAAATTTCTACACGAACAATGTGCCAGGATTCCTCCATTTCAGGAAGAGTGCATTAAGATGGTGGACGAGTACAAAGATGTATTGATAACTGTTCTGGAAAACCAGTTT AATCCGACTACAGTCTGCACTAAAGTAGGAATGTGTCATTCTGACGAGACACTTCATTGGAAATCTGATCACTCGGCTGAATCAATATTAGAAAATTTCTTACCTCTCGTACAAGAGACTATTCAGACCATGCATACCAAGGCGACACAG GAGATGAAGGAGGAATGGCCAATCCCAACGCCACTTTGTTGGATGTGTAAATCCTTTGTGCAAAAATTCGAGCTGGCAATCCCAAAG GAAGCCATTGCAAAAGGAGCGTCACAGCTATGCCATGCACTGCCAGCTAAAATCGCCGGGGTCTGCCAGTGCATTGTTGAGAAGTATACGATCATTATTCTGGACACGATATTGGGAAAGCTGGGACCAAAGCTGGTGTGTGGACTGTTATTCATGTGTGCAACAGGCGAAAACTGTGCGCCAG AGTTAATGCCAATGCTGGAATCAGATATAACCTGTGACACTTGTTTGGCCATCACCTCCATTGTGAAGAGTACAAGTGGTGTGAACATGACCCAGGAGGGAATCAGTATGGCCCTCTCCAAAGTATGCACCTCCTCAAAGGACTGGAAGGAG TGTTATGCATTCATCCAAGAACACCAGACTGAGCTATCTGATCTTCTCCTGAAACCTTGGGACCACAAGATCACCTGTCAG ACATTAGGTGCTTGTTCTTCTCCTTCTAAGCCCATACATGAGAACACTGCATGTGCAGCAGGACCCTCATACTGGTGCCAAAACCTGGACAAGGCAAGAGAATGTAAG